GCGTTATCACACCAGTGCCAGCGATACCCTGCCGGTGGTGGAAAACCTGCAGGAGTATCTCAATGTAATGCGTCAGCCAAAGATTTTGGACGATTCGTCCTTTGCGAACAGGAGCCGGCAGGTGCGCGAACATCGAGGGCGGAACACTTTTACCGGTTTCGCGCCGTACTGGCGCCACCTCGGACCGTTCGCGTTCGATCAAAAGAATTTCGCCGCACCGCTGTCGCCGGAAAAAACGATCGATCTCCAGGCTGAGCACACCACCCTGTCCGGTTCCGGCCGCTGGCAGAGAACACCGACCGATTCGTCCGGCTATGTCGACCTGGCAGCCCTGTACGGCAACCAAAAGATGCCCATCGCATATAGCCTCGCCTGGGTGCAAAGCGCGAAAAAGCAGCCGGTGCAGTTGGGCTTTGGCTGCAACGATTGCGCTACAGTGTTTGTCAATGGCAAAGCGGTTTTTCATTTCGACGGGTCGCGCAACGCGGTGATCGATGAGGATATCCTTCCCATCACCCTGCCCGCCGGCCGATCGCAAATCCTGGTCAAATGCGGAGACCGTGGCGGCTCGCATTGGGGATTCTATCTGCGCATTATGGAGCAGGCTGGAAAAACCAAACGAGAAGTGCGCTGGGTGGAACCTTGACCGCACCATGAGCGGCCAAGTCCCATCGCAGGGTGACAAGCTCTTTTCCGGCGCCTCTGCGCAGGTCATTACGAACGACCGGTGGCAAAAGCCGCACCCTGCTTTCATCCGCTCGTGCGGTAGAAATTTCCGCTTAACCAGTGATCCTGCACAGCAGCGAACTCCAACCAGCCGGTGCGCCTGCTTGCAGCCGAGCCTGCCCCAACAGGCGGTCATCGTTTATAGGGAGCTGTCATCATGAAAACAAAATCCATTCTCCTGCTTTTCTGTTTGTGTTCAATTTCCCAACCTCAACCCCCACTGCAGGGTTTTGTCCGGATCCCAGGCGGCAGCTTCAAACGGGGAGATGTTGTTACGGAAAACGAACGGCCGCTGGTCCGCGTCGACGATTTTGACATGCTCGACCATCCGGTCACCAACGCCGAGTACAAACGTTTTATCGATGCCACCGGTTTTCCACCGCCGCTGCATTGGATCGACGGTCGAATTCCGGCCGGCAAAGAGGACCATCCGGTCATTTTCGTCAATCGTCATGATGTGGACGCGTACTTGCACTGGCTGACACAGACGGACGGCCGCATGTATCGTCTGCCCACCACCATCGAATTCGAATACGCCTCGCGTGGCGGACTGAAGGATAAAAAATATCCTTGGGGTGATGACGATCCATCGGGCAGAGCCAACTATGATGCCAAAAACGACCGACCCTTTAATCAGTGGCAAAAATATCTGCAGCCGGCCCAAAGAGGCAAAGCCAACGGCTATGGCCTGTATGGCATGGCCGGCAATGTCTGGCACCTGACCGTCAATCTCCTGGACCCGGCGACCACGCCGTTCAAATATCGCATCACCAACGTGCCGACGCTGGAGGGCAGCCGCATGGGCGGGTCCTGGGCGCGCAGCGCCGACTATCTGCGCTGCGGCAATCGCTCAGAACTCTCCTCCGCCATCCGCCATCCCGACATCGGCTTTCGGCCCATTCGCCAGCCTGCGGGCGCCGATTGGCGGGAAGAGCCGCGCCGCCTCTGCTGCCAATCCATCGGCAGCGGCCGCGTGTTTCTCAGCTGGGCGCTGTTGCCGGAGGACAAACCCGGGCAGCGCTACAATCTCTACCGCGCCTCCTCGCGCAATCACAGCGGATTCCTGGTCAATCAAAAGCCGATGGACTATACTTCATTTATTGATGAAGGCCTGACGGTTGGAAAGAGAGTACACTATTACATTCGCACCGTCGATTCCAACGGCCGCGAAGGCCGACGATCCGAATGGGCAAGCGCAACTGTCCGCAGCGAAGCTGATTCCGCGTTGGTCACCTTCAGCCCCATCACCAGCCACGACGGCCTGACGCCGATTTTCGGCGACCTGGACGGAGACCATGTCCTGGACTGTGTGGTCCGACTGCAAAACGGAAACGAGGAAGAGTCGCAGGATCCCGGCATACCCGTACAGCTGGAGGCGTTCACCTCCTTCGGCCGCTCATTGTGGCGCAAGGACATTTGTTACCACGACCATTGCTACGGCAGCGCCAACAACGTGCCGTTCAATGTCTGGGACATGGACGGCGACGGCAAAGCGGAGATCATCACCCGCCTGCAGATCGGCGATTCGGTTTTCGTCGCCATTCTGGAGGGCATGAGCGGCCGTGTGCTGGCGAAAACGGCTTGGCCGGAGATGGCCACGGATTTCCAGCGTTCGTCCACCCGCATCCATCTCTCCGTGGCCTATCTGGATGGCGTGCATCCGGCAGTGGTCACGCAGACCGGTTTGTATGAGAACGAGGTTTTTGTCGCTTTTGATGCGAAATTGAAAAAGCTGTGGCAGTTCGACAGCTTTGCCGAAACCAACGGCAGCGGCGCGCACAGTATCGAAGTGGCGGATGTGGACGGCGACGGTAAAATGGAGGTGTTCGACGGCACCACCTGTCTCAACCATGACGGCACGCTGCGCTGGTCCATCTACCGCCAGCACCCGGACAAAGTGGCCATCCGTGATTTTCTGCCGGACCGGCCCGGGCTGGAGGTCTTTTTTCTCGTCGAGTCCAATGCGCATGCCGGCGCCTATATGGTGGAGGCCTCATCGGGAAAAATAATCTGGAAGATCAACCGGGAGGATGACCCGCGCTGGACCCACGGCCATTACGGCTGGAACGCCGATATCTGGGACGGCGCCAAGGGCATTGAATGCATCGTCACGCGCTCCGGCCATTATGATCAAAACCTAGTCCTGTACGCGGCGGACGGGAAATTGCTCCAGGAGCCGTTTCCCAACGGCTACCAGCCGGTAGAATGGGACGGCGACCCGGTACGCGAACTGCTGTTCGACAACGGCCGGCGCATCGGCCGGTTCAATGGCGCCACCGTGGACCTGATCGCCGAAGAACAGCCCAATCCGATCCCACACAGCAGCCTGCTGATGCAGGTGGACCTGTATGGAGATTTTCGCGATGAGTTGGTGGTAAAGGCCAAAGCCCGAAACGGTGCACCGTTGCTCTGCGTGGTCACCGCCGTTACCATGCTGCCCAAGGCCGTGATCTCACCCCTGCACAACCTCAACTACCGTCTGTGGATTGGCCGCAATATGGGTGGGGGATATCAGACGTTTTATGACCGCACCGGCATCACCGTTGGCGATAAACAATAACAAAACAATTCAGCCCCGGCGCCCTTCAGCAACGCTGCCGCGATCGAATATCGCTTGATTCTTTCCAGGCTGATGCATAAATTATCCGTGCCATTTCGTGGCAGAAAGAAAAGCGCATACACTCTTCATCCTTTTGGAGGAATCATGAAAAAACATGCTGTTTTAACTGTTCTACTCCTCATGTTCACGCTGTCGCTGGCCTTCGCCAAGGTCGAGCTGAAATCCGCCCAAATAAAGCCCACATCCGCTGCGCCGGGCGATACGGTTTGCGTGCGGGTTGAATTTACCGGAGAGTCGGATGCGGTCAAGAGCGTGATCATCACGGTCCGTGAATACCCCTACGACGCACCCAAATTCAGGCTGAAAAGGCTGGCAGACCAGAGCGTCTGGACGTTAAAAACGGTCGTACCATGGGATGCGCCCATTCAGTCTTTTCACCTGGACATCGGCGCCATCGATAAAAACGACATCGAAGTCATCACCTCTGGCTTTGAGAACAATGAGACCGGCAAAGCCGGAAGCCTCACCTTTGAAGTAAAATAATCAGTAGAAAAAAACGCCGGCCGACGCAAGCGATCCCACAAGCCCGCTCCTTCCGCCGGCGTTTTCTCTGCCACCCAAGTCCGAGCAGGAGGTTGGTTTGGACCTTTTGCATGAAAATCCCGCTTCCGGCCCCTCTCTGCCGGCGAGTCGCTTTTTCCTGCGCATCAATGCACGCCTGCTGATTGGACTGACCATCCTCTTCAGCCTTCTGCTGACCCTGTATGCCCTCTGGGAAATCCGCCGAACCCGGCAAGAGTTCTCCGGCCTTTTACAGAACCAAGCGATCAGCCTGCTCTCCCTTGCCCATAAAGGGCTGTCCGATGCAGCCCAATCCCTGGATTTTCTGCAAAGCCAGCTGGCCGAGCGGCTGCTGGACAACGCCCGCCTGCTGGAACAGCTGGATCGCCGGGGCAGGTTGACGCCGGCTCTGCTGACCGAACTGGCTGAACAAAACCATCTCTATCGGGTTCAGGTGTTCGATGGCCAGGGCCGCCTGGTGATGACCAACCGTACCGGCGAACAGCGCGGGGCAGGGCCAGGATCAGGCCCCCGTTTTCAGCTACAGCCGATTCTAAACGGTGAGGAACAGGAACTGGTCCTGGGCTTTCACCAGGGCCGCTTTGGCAGCGGACAGCGGTTTGCGGTTGCCAGAAAAAGAAATCGGGGCGGCGTGATCACCGTTAACGCCGACGCGGAAGAGATGCTGCACTTTCGCCGCACCATGGGCGCCGGCAGTTTTATGCGCACGATGAAAGAGATTCCGGATGTGCGCTATATGGTGCTGCAGGACAGCGTGCAAATCCTCCTGGCCTCTGAGGGCGTTCGCGAGATGAACAGCATTCCCGCTGATCCTTTTTTATTCACCGCACTTGCCGACAGCCGACCGCATTTCCGCTTCAGCGCCTATGAGAATGAGC
This bacterium DNA region includes the following protein-coding sequences:
- a CDS encoding PAS domain-containing protein, with amino-acid sequence MDLLHENPASGPSLPASRFFLRINARLLIGLTILFSLLLTLYALWEIRRTRQEFSGLLQNQAISLLSLAHKGLSDAAQSLDFLQSQLAERLLDNARLLEQLDRRGRLTPALLTELAEQNHLYRVQVFDGQGRLVMTNRTGEQRGAGPGSGPRFQLQPILNGEEQELVLGFHQGRFGSGQRFAVARKRNRGGVITVNADAEEMLHFRRTMGAGSFMRTMKEIPDVRYMVLQDSVQILLASEGVREMNSIPADPFLFTALADSRPHFRFSAYENERIAEIVQTIEMDPYDRGLLRIGLSTSHLAAAETNAFRRVLLQSLLFVFVSVALTHFIINLQNYRTLQKAYRRIEGHTGSILAHLHEAVVALDANARVTVFNVSAEKLFNLRPDQVIGRPCPAHIDVCGWL
- a CDS encoding SUMF1/EgtB/PvdO family nonheme iron enzyme; protein product: MKTKSILLLFCLCSISQPQPPLQGFVRIPGGSFKRGDVVTENERPLVRVDDFDMLDHPVTNAEYKRFIDATGFPPPLHWIDGRIPAGKEDHPVIFVNRHDVDAYLHWLTQTDGRMYRLPTTIEFEYASRGGLKDKKYPWGDDDPSGRANYDAKNDRPFNQWQKYLQPAQRGKANGYGLYGMAGNVWHLTVNLLDPATTPFKYRITNVPTLEGSRMGGSWARSADYLRCGNRSELSSAIRHPDIGFRPIRQPAGADWREEPRRLCCQSIGSGRVFLSWALLPEDKPGQRYNLYRASSRNHSGFLVNQKPMDYTSFIDEGLTVGKRVHYYIRTVDSNGREGRRSEWASATVRSEADSALVTFSPITSHDGLTPIFGDLDGDHVLDCVVRLQNGNEEESQDPGIPVQLEAFTSFGRSLWRKDICYHDHCYGSANNVPFNVWDMDGDGKAEIITRLQIGDSVFVAILEGMSGRVLAKTAWPEMATDFQRSSTRIHLSVAYLDGVHPAVVTQTGLYENEVFVAFDAKLKKLWQFDSFAETNGSGAHSIEVADVDGDGKMEVFDGTTCLNHDGTLRWSIYRQHPDKVAIRDFLPDRPGLEVFFLVESNAHAGAYMVEASSGKIIWKINREDDPRWTHGHYGWNADIWDGAKGIECIVTRSGHYDQNLVLYAADGKLLQEPFPNGYQPVEWDGDPVRELLFDNGRRIGRFNGATVDLIAEEQPNPIPHSSLLMQVDLYGDFRDELVVKAKARNGAPLLCVVTAVTMLPKAVISPLHNLNYRLWIGRNMGGGYQTFYDRTGITVGDKQ